A single genomic interval of Oscillospiraceae bacterium harbors:
- a CDS encoding dihydroorotase, protein MTILLKNLSVVSTEAVTEHQDILITDGVITKIETNITDSADQVIDCAGKTAFPSFFDMHTHMRDPGFTYKEDIESGTKAAMHGGFWGVAAMPNTNPVTDNVPVVEYIINKANKFGYAKVFPVAAITKGLEGKELTEIMELKAHGVVAISDDGKPVSDSNTMRQALRYADMAGMPVVCHSEDLSLVNGGVMNEGATADRLGLRGIPRAAEEVAIAREVIIAKTYDVPVHITHISTKGSVDFIRNAKKEGVKVTCDTCPHYFSLTDEACEGYDTHAKMNPPLREASDVAAMIEGLQDGTIDAIATDHAPHHFDEKKIEFDHALNGIIGLETSFAVGCTYLYKTGKLTLPQLAKLMADTPCRILNITPAQIKVGETANITVCDLNETWVPTPENTVSKSKNSPYYGKELTGKVKIVITDGKLKLS, encoded by the coding sequence ATGACCATTTTATTAAAAAATCTGAGTGTTGTATCCACCGAAGCTGTAACCGAACATCAGGATATTCTGATTACAGACGGTGTGATTACCAAAATTGAAACCAATATCACCGACTCGGCTGATCAGGTGATTGACTGTGCAGGCAAAACTGCATTTCCCTCCTTCTTTGATATGCATACCCATATGAGAGACCCGGGCTTTACCTACAAAGAAGATATCGAATCCGGCACCAAAGCAGCGATGCACGGCGGTTTCTGGGGAGTTGCGGCAATGCCCAACACCAACCCTGTTACCGATAACGTGCCCGTTGTGGAATATATCATCAACAAAGCAAACAAATTTGGTTATGCCAAAGTGTTTCCCGTAGCGGCAATCACCAAAGGTTTAGAAGGCAAAGAATTAACCGAAATTATGGAATTAAAAGCACACGGTGTGGTTGCTATTTCCGATGACGGAAAACCCGTGTCCGATTCCAACACTATGCGTCAGGCACTGCGTTATGCCGATATGGCGGGAATGCCCGTGGTTTGCCATAGTGAGGATTTATCCTTGGTAAACGGCGGTGTGATGAACGAAGGAGCAACAGCTGACCGTCTGGGTCTTCGCGGAATTCCCCGTGCGGCAGAAGAAGTGGCAATTGCAAGAGAAGTGATTATAGCAAAAACTTACGATGTGCCGGTGCATATCACCCATATCAGCACCAAAGGAAGTGTGGATTTCATCCGTAACGCGAAAAAGGAAGGGGTAAAAGTGACTTGTGACACTTGTCCCCACTATTTCTCCTTAACCGACGAAGCTTGCGAAGGTTACGACACTCACGCAAAAATGAATCCTCCTTTGCGCGAAGCATCAGATGTGGCGGCAATGATTGAAGGTTTGCAGGATGGCACTATTGATGCGATTGCAACCGACCACGCTCCTCATCATTTTGACGAAAAGAAAATTGAATTTGACCACGCCTTAAACGGCATTATCGGATTAGAAACCTCTTTTGCAGTGGGTTGCACCTATCTTTACAAAACAGGAAAACTCACTCTGCCCCAGCTCGCAAAACTGATGGCAGACACCCCCTGCAGAATTTTAAATATCACCCCTGCCCAAATCAAGGTGGGTGAAACCGCAAACATCACCGTTTGTGATTTGAACGAAACCTGGGTACCCACTCCCGAAAACACCGTTTCCAAAAGCAAAAACTCTCCCTACTACGGAAAAGAGTTAACAGGAAAGGTAAAAATTGTAATCACCGACGGTAAGCTGAAACTCTCTTAA
- a CDS encoding aspartate carbamoyltransferase catalytic subunit, producing MKFEKDLLGIQNLDADQIHYILNKAKEMKKIIFSDCKKATNLTGKSVMTLFYENSTRTRTSFELASKYLGAIASNMAVSSSSVKKGETLIDTTRTLNAMGNDCFIIRHENAGAPHLVAQNVSASVINAGDGMNEHPTQALLDFFTMYEKMGTVEGKKIAIIGDIYHSRVARSDTYGLLKLGAEVVMAGPRTLLPNDLESLGVKMYTDVDKAIRDADVVMPLRLQLERQKNCFFPSGYEYAKYFGVNEERMKLAKEGALIMHPGPVNRGLELQSLLYSPDKSVIDEQVTNGVAVRMAVLDTFINRA from the coding sequence ATGAAATTTGAAAAAGACTTACTGGGCATTCAAAATTTAGATGCCGACCAGATTCATTACATTCTGAACAAAGCAAAAGAGATGAAAAAAATTATCTTCTCCGATTGCAAAAAAGCCACTAACTTAACAGGAAAATCGGTGATGACCCTGTTTTATGAAAACAGCACCCGAACCCGAACTTCCTTTGAACTGGCATCCAAATATCTGGGAGCGATTGCATCCAATATGGCGGTATCCTCCAGCTCTGTAAAAAAGGGCGAAACCTTAATCGACACCACCCGAACTTTAAATGCTATGGGCAATGACTGTTTTATCATCCGTCACGAAAATGCGGGTGCACCTCATCTGGTTGCACAAAACGTGAGCGCGTCCGTCATCAATGCAGGGGACGGTATGAACGAACATCCCACTCAGGCACTGTTGGATTTTTTCACCATGTATGAAAAGATGGGCACTGTGGAAGGCAAAAAGATTGCCATCATTGGTGATATTTATCACAGCCGTGTGGCAAGAAGCGATACCTACGGTTTGTTAAAATTAGGTGCCGAAGTGGTAATGGCAGGTCCCAGAACTCTGCTTCCCAACGATTTGGAAAGCTTAGGCGTGAAAATGTACACCGATGTGGACAAGGCAATCCGTGATGCCGACGTGGTAATGCCTCTGCGACTCCAACTGGAACGTCAGAAAAACTGTTTTTTCCCGTCGGGATATGAATATGCGAAATATTTCGGCGTCAACGAAGAACGGATGAAATTAGCCAAAGAAGGTGCGCTGATTATGCATCCCGGTCCGGTAAACCGTGGACTGGAACTGCAGTCTCTGCTGTACTCTCCTGATAAATCCGTAATTGATGAGCAGGTAACCAACGGGGTGGCAGTTCGTATGGCAGTGCTGGACACCTTCATCAACCGTGCATAA
- a CDS encoding HD domain-containing protein has translation MNLYQTLSEELQEKIRKDFKGSYILENTAIRRDPNHDTPSLWRSCYLRDVEKIMHSPYYNRYTDKTQVFAFYKNDDISRRAFHVQLVSRIARNIGRMLGLNLDLIEAIALGHDIGHTPFGHAGEHFLNELSLEYTGRQFHHNVHSVRVLDGIFRHNISLQTLDGILCHNGEMEQKEYRTAPLFDFSEFDEKVESCYVTEGAVKKLTPSTKEGCVVKICDLIAYLGKDRQDALKTETLSSEELFSETSLGKHNAMIINNLCVNIIEKSYGKDCIAMDEESFLALSKIKEENYRLIYGSKRVKEIEVLLKPMFRELYEKLREDLANNRTTSPIFHHHLDFVAEHGKYYRQNNYQEETTIDQMVIDYMASMTDDYFIELYEHLFPDKKSPLVYTPYFN, from the coding sequence ATGAATTTATATCAAACTCTGTCAGAGGAGTTGCAGGAAAAAATCCGCAAGGACTTTAAAGGCAGTTACATCTTGGAAAACACGGCTATCCGAAGAGATCCAAACCACGATACGCCGTCTCTGTGGAGAAGCTGTTATCTTCGGGATGTGGAAAAGATTATGCACTCCCCTTACTACAACCGATACACCGACAAAACCCAGGTGTTTGCCTTTTATAAAAACGACGACATCAGTCGCCGTGCTTTTCACGTGCAATTAGTATCCCGAATTGCCCGAAACATTGGCAGAATGTTGGGATTAAACTTAGATTTGATTGAAGCCATCGCCTTAGGGCACGACATCGGACACACTCCTTTCGGTCACGCAGGAGAACACTTTTTAAACGAACTGTCCCTAGAATATACAGGCAGACAATTCCACCACAATGTGCATAGTGTCAGGGTTTTGGACGGGATTTTCCGACACAACATTTCTCTTCAGACCTTAGACGGAATCTTGTGTCACAACGGTGAAATGGAGCAAAAAGAATACCGTACCGCTCCCCTTTTTGATTTTTCGGAATTTGACGAAAAAGTGGAAAGCTGCTATGTAACCGAAGGTGCCGTGAAAAAACTGACACCCTCTACCAAAGAGGGGTGTGTGGTAAAAATCTGTGATCTGATTGCCTACTTAGGAAAAGATCGTCAGGATGCCTTAAAAACCGAAACACTTTCTTCAGAAGAACTGTTTTCCGAAACCTCTTTAGGCAAACACAATGCCATGATTATCAACAATTTATGTGTCAATATCATTGAAAAAAGCTACGGAAAAGATTGCATTGCAATGGACGAGGAATCGTTTTTAGCATTATCCAAAATCAAGGAAGAAAACTACCGATTGATATACGGAAGCAAGCGTGTGAAAGAAATTGAAGTGTTGCTGAAACCTATGTTCCGTGAACTATACGAAAAATTACGGGAAGACCTTGCAAATAACCGCACCACTTCCCCTATTTTTCATCATCATCTGGATTTTGTGGCAGAACACGGAAAATACTACCGACAAAACAATTACCAAGAAGAAACCACCATTGACCAGATGGTAATCGACTATATGGCAAGTATGACGGACGATTATTTTATTGAGCTTTACGAACATCTGTTCCCCGATAAAAAATCGCCCCTTGTCTATACCCCCTACTTTAATTGA
- the proC gene encoding pyrroline-5-carboxylate reductase — MKIGFIGTGNMGGAMIDGILASGIVATSDVYVSDISENQLTKYKEKGINTSTDNKVTAENSDYIFLTVKPQFYEAVLADLKEFSDKIYITVAPGITTDFLRKKLADTTKVVRTMPNTPALVGEGVTAVCRGENVTDEEYETVKQLLSAFSEIHELPEDKMDAIISVSGSSPAYVYMMIDAMAKSGERQGIPYETALRMAGKTVLGAAKLLLSSNEPADILVDKVCSKGGTTIEAVNHLKEHDFYQLIDDAMAECTRRALELKK; from the coding sequence ATGAAAATCGGATTTATCGGTACCGGCAATATGGGCGGTGCCATGATTGACGGCATTTTGGCATCAGGTATTGTTGCAACATCTGATGTGTATGTGAGCGACATCTCAGAAAATCAGCTTACAAAATACAAAGAAAAAGGTATCAATACCTCCACCGATAACAAAGTGACTGCAGAGAATTCTGACTATATTTTTTTAACCGTAAAACCCCAGTTTTATGAAGCAGTTCTTGCGGATTTAAAGGAATTTTCCGATAAAATTTATATCACTGTTGCCCCCGGTATCACCACAGATTTTTTGAGAAAGAAGCTTGCTGATACCACCAAAGTAGTTCGTACCATGCCTAATACGCCCGCTTTGGTAGGAGAAGGTGTTACCGCCGTTTGCAGAGGCGAAAACGTGACAGATGAAGAATATGAAACGGTGAAACAATTACTTTCCGCATTCTCTGAAATCCACGAGTTACCCGAGGATAAAATGGATGCCATTATTTCAGTTTCCGGCTCCTCCCCCGCCTATGTGTATATGATGATTGACGCTATGGCAAAATCAGGAGAACGCCAGGGAATTCCCTACGAAACAGCTCTTCGGATGGCAGGAAAAACGGTGCTTGGTGCAGCAAAACTGTTACTGTCTTCCAATGAACCTGCCGATATTTTGGTGGATAAGGTATGCTCCAAAGGCGGCACTACCATTGAAGCGGTGAACCACTTAAAAGAACACGATTTTTATCAATTGATTGATGATGCCATGGCAGAATGTACCCGTCGTGCATTAGAACTGAAAAAGTAA